In Streptomyces liangshanensis, the DNA window GAGCGTCCTGGCCCACCACCAACTTGTCGGCGGAAACATGGATGTTGCAGTCCGGTCCGGTCTGGGTCAGACGAATGCTCAGGTCGTGCGCGCGCAGCTGGGACGTGAATGCCTCGTCCTCCAGCAGAATGCCGAAAAGGCGGCCGAATACTTCTTCCGCCGCCGCCGATGATTCGAAAACTGCCATGTCGAATTCCCTTTCCTGTGGCGGCCCTCCTGCCCGGGCCGCTCGACCTCCGGCAACGCTACTAGAGGCTTCCACGGACGACGAACACGACAGAAAGAAGGCCAAAGGAAATCCAACAGAAGGTTGAAAGATTTGGCCGGGGCGGCTGGTCGGAGAACTTATCCCACGATTCATCTGCTAGCACTCCGCACGTCGCCCAGACCAAATGGACAAAGGACACACGCCGAATTAATGAGAAAGTAACATCCGCTGCGGAGCGCCGGTTGGACTCTCTATCGGAGATCCCCTCCACCGCGCCGGGCCGATTTGTTTCCCCCTCTTTTACCTTCCCTTTGGTGCGGCATGGGGTGCCACCGTCGTCCACCGCGCCCGGCCGGACGGCGTGGCATTCGGCCCCCGCGCCGTGCCGTCGGTGACACTGACCGGGTGCGCGACCATGCGATTTGCCCGCCGGGGGCCGTCCGGGCCCGGTGCCACTCGTGACGTGGGGGCCGATTCGCCGTGCGCGGGCCCGGCTGACCGCCGAGATCCGTGACCTGGACGAGCCGTCCCCGGCCTACGGCGTCTGGGCGTGCGTCCTGTCGGTCGTCCTGTCGCTGGGGCTGCTCGTCACCGACGTGGTCGTGAGCAACGACATCCGGCTCGCCGGCCTGTCCGGGCTGGGACTGCTCGCCACCGCGATGCTCGGCACCCGCCGCCAGGCGCAGATCGCCGCGACGGCCGTCGCGGCCGTCAGCATCGCCGAGGCCGTCCGTACCCCGCTGGGCCGCCCCGTCCTTGAAGCGCTGTCCCTGATCACCACCGCGCTGTTCATCCTCGCCACCCTGCTGATCTCCCGGGTCCGCATCCAGCGGGAGCGGCTCCTCGCGGAGACCCGCGCGGTGGCCAACGCCGTGCAGAACACCCTCCTGCAACCGTTCCCGCTGACCGCCGGAGCGCTCACGGCGGACGGGTTCTACCTCGCGGCCCAGCAGGGTGCCCGGGTCGGCGGCGACATCTACGAGGTGGTGGACTCGCCGTACGGGGTACGGATCCTCATCGGCGACGTCCAGGGCCACGGGCTCGCCGCGCTGGGGGCCGCGCACGCCGTCCTCACCGCGTACCGGGAGGCCGCCTTCCACCAGCCGGACGTCGTGCGGCTGACGGAACAGATGGAGGCGGCCCTGCTGCGCTACAACGCGGCCGCCTCGGTCGACGGCGCCGACATGGAGCGCTTCGTCACCGCCACGGTCATCCAGGCGCGGCCCGACGGCCGGACCACGACCGTGGTGTGCGGGCACGTGCCCCACTACGTCGTGACGGGCGGCCGGGTGTCGGAGGTCGCGATGAACGAGCCGGGTCTCCCGCTGGGCCTCGGCCCCCTGGTCGGCGTGCCGCGCACCCCGCTCGGCTCGACCATGTCGCCGGACTGCGTGCTCGTGCTGTGCACGGACGGGGTGACGGAGGCGCGCGACCGCCAGGGGGTGTTCTTCCCGCTGCCCGAGACACTCCAAGAGCTCGCCGGACTACCGCCCGACGCGCTGCTGGAGCGCCTGCGCACGGCTCTCCTCCAGCACTCCGAGGGGGAGCTGCTCGCCGACGACGCGGCGGTGCTCGTGGTGACCGCGGCCCCCGTGGGCGCCCCGCCGGAGTGATCCCCCGGTCCCCCGGTCCCGGGATCAGCGGACGCGGGCGATCCCCGAGTACAGGAGGTCCGTGCCCGTGGCGTCGCGTGGCGCCGGCGTGTCCTTGTACCAGTGGGTGACCAGGCCGGGCTCCACGAGGTCCAGCCCCTCGAAGAACCGCTCGACCTCCGCGCGGGTGCGGGGGCGCAGGTTGATGCCGCTGGACCGGTACTCGGAGATCCGGTTCTGCTCCGGGGTGAGGAAGTCCCCGGTCAGGTGGGAGAGCACCAGGCAGCTGCCGGGCGCCAGGGCCTCGACGAGCGTGCGGGTGATGCCGTACGGGTCGTCCTCGTCGGGCACGAAGTGCATGAGCGCGATCAGCGACAGCGCCACCGGCCGCCGGAAGTCGAGCAGGGTACGGGCGTGGTCGAGGATCTCGTCGGGGCGCCGCACGTCGGCCTCGATGTAGTCGGTCAGCCCCTCGGGGGTGCTGATGAGCAGCGCCTCCGCGTGCCGCAGCACGATGGGGTCGTTGTCCGTGTAGACGATCCGGGCCCGGGGGTTCACCTCCTGGACGATCTGGTGGAGGTTCGGCTCGGTCGGGATGCCCGTACCGATGTCGAGGAACTGGTCGACGCCGCTGCGGGCCACCCAGCCGACCGCCCGGTGCATGAACGCGCGGTTCTGCCGGGCGCCTTCGCGCGCCTCGGGGGTCAACTGCCCGGCCAGCGCCTGGTCCACGGCGTAGTTGTCCTTGCCGCCGAGCAGGTAGTCGTAGATCCGGGCCGGGTGCGGCTTGCTCGTGTCGACCTGGGACTTCGGTGTGCCGGGCGTCATGGCGGGCTCCAAGGGGTGTCGGACCGGGGTACGGGGCCGGGGCCCGTGCCGACCGGTCCCCCACCGCGGGCCACCACCCGCCCCGGGGCATCCTGCCACACCAACGGCCTTGCGTCCGGGGCGGGTTGGGGCGAGGTCAGCTCCGGGTCGCGTACACGATGAGGTTGTCGACCGGGTGCCCCTGGGCGTCGAACGCGCCGTCGCAGGTGATCAGGCGCAGGGCCCGCGCCGCGGTGGGCCCGTAGACCTTCTGCGAGGGGAAGGCCTTCTTGTCGACCGTCTCGGTGCCGGTGACGGTGAAGTGGGCGGTCGCGCCACCGGTGTCGCGTACGGCGATGTCCGCGCCCTTGCGGATCTTCTTGAGGTCGTGGAAGACGGCCCGCCCGAGGTGGGTGCTGTTGTGGCCGATGATCACGGCGGCGCCGGGCTGTCCGGGGACGGCTCCGCCCGTGTACCAGCCGGCCGTCATGCCCCGGTCCGCCGGGGGCACCTCGACCGTGCCGTCCTGGTTGAGGCCGAGGGCCATCAGGGAGCTGTCGACGCCGAGGGACGGGATGGTGACGCGGGCCGGGTCGGCGGCGGGCGGCGCGGACGGGCGCGTACCGCCGGATCCGTCCGCGGCCGGGGAGCCGGCCGAACCGTCCGACGCGGCCGAGGCGGACGGCGGGGCGTCGGCGCGGGCGCCGGAGCCGTCGCCCGGGCCGGACGAGCAGCCGGCGGCGAGGAGGGCGAGGCCGGCGAGGACGCCCGCCGGGGCGGCCGCGAGACGGGCGCGCGCGGGGCGCCCTGTCCCGGTCCGCCGGGCGGGCCGGCGCGGGCCCTGCCGGAGGTCCTGCGGAACACGGGTCAGGGAGGGGACACGAGGCATGGAAGGGCTCCTGGGGCGGCGTGCGGGTCCCGTCCCGCCCTTCGCGTCGTCACGAGGCCGGCGGGAAGGGCGGAACGGCCCGAGGGGCCCCCGTCCGGTGTGGACGGAGGCCCCCCGGGGGACGGTCAGCTGGCGCGGTGGGCGGTGACGGTGGTGCTACGGCGGCGGATCACGTACGCGCCCGCGCCGGCGAGCAGCGCGAGGCCGGCGGCCGAACCGGCGAGCGCGGCGGTGTCGCTGCCGCCCGACGCGGGCCGTTCGCCGGCCGCGACGCCGCCGCGCGGCACCGCCGAGACGCGCGCGCCGCCCCGCGCGGGGGCCGGGGCCGGGGTGGTGGCGGCCTCGGCCGCCGCCCTCGTGCGGTCCTGCGGGGCGGGCTGCGCCGCCCGGGTCGGGGCCTGGGCGTCGCGCGCCGGGGCCGGACGGCCGGCGGCGGTCCGGTCGGGCTTCGCCGACGCCGGCGCGTCGGACGCGAAGGCGGCGGCGGACGGCGCGACGACGGCGCAGAGTGTCGCGGCGATCAGCACGACGGAACGCGCGGAAGGACGGTGAGTCATGGGAGTGGCTCCATTCCAGCGGGAAATCGGTGGAGCCCGGGGTCCCGTCGGGCGGGATCCCGGGCTCGCTCCCAGGCTGGCGTGAAGTTATGAGGAACCTGTCAGGGCGCTGTGGTCATCACATCAGCGCACCGCGCGGGCAGGCCCCGGACGGCAGGTCCTACAGGGCGACCGAGGTCGCGTGCGCGCCGGTCGCGCTCTGCGCCAGCCACTGGGACCAGGTCAGGTTGAAGTCGGCGTATCCGTTGTCGCCCGCCGCGTTGCCGCGCGGGGAGCCCGTGATGGTGACCGGGTCGCCCTGCTTCACGTAGTCGTAGAACCACTTGGCGTCGGCCAGCGACAGGTGCACGCAGCCGTGCGAGCCGCTGCTGTGGCCGGGGTAGGGGTCGCCGGTGGAGTAGTGGATGTACGTCCCCGAGCTGGTCAGCTGGACGTCCCAGGGCAGCGTCAGGTCGTAGTAGTCGGGGCTCTTCTTGTCGCACGTGATGTTCACGCTGCACGACGTCATCCGGACCGTCTTCGCCTTGCCCATCACGGCCATCGTGCCGTCCCAGGAGGGCCAGCTCTTGCTGCCCGCGTCGATGGGGAGGGTGCGGACGACCTTGCCGTCGCGGCTCACCTTCATCGTGTGGCCGGGGGCG includes these proteins:
- a CDS encoding PP2C family protein-serine/threonine phosphatase, translated to MTWGPIRRARARLTAEIRDLDEPSPAYGVWACVLSVVLSLGLLVTDVVVSNDIRLAGLSGLGLLATAMLGTRRQAQIAATAVAAVSIAEAVRTPLGRPVLEALSLITTALFILATLLISRVRIQRERLLAETRAVANAVQNTLLQPFPLTAGALTADGFYLAAQQGARVGGDIYEVVDSPYGVRILIGDVQGHGLAALGAAHAVLTAYREAAFHQPDVVRLTEQMEAALLRYNAAASVDGADMERFVTATVIQARPDGRTTTVVCGHVPHYVVTGGRVSEVAMNEPGLPLGLGPLVGVPRTPLGSTMSPDCVLVLCTDGVTEARDRQGVFFPLPETLQELAGLPPDALLERLRTALLQHSEGELLADDAAVLVVTAAPVGAPPE
- a CDS encoding SAM-dependent methyltransferase is translated as MTPGTPKSQVDTSKPHPARIYDYLLGGKDNYAVDQALAGQLTPEAREGARQNRAFMHRAVGWVARSGVDQFLDIGTGIPTEPNLHQIVQEVNPRARIVYTDNDPIVLRHAEALLISTPEGLTDYIEADVRRPDEILDHARTLLDFRRPVALSLIALMHFVPDEDDPYGITRTLVEALAPGSCLVLSHLTGDFLTPEQNRISEYRSSGINLRPRTRAEVERFFEGLDLVEPGLVTHWYKDTPAPRDATGTDLLYSGIARVR
- a CDS encoding class F sortase, with the protein product MPRVPSLTRVPQDLRQGPRRPARRTGTGRPARARLAAAPAGVLAGLALLAAGCSSGPGDGSGARADAPPSASAASDGSAGSPAADGSGGTRPSAPPAADPARVTIPSLGVDSSLMALGLNQDGTVEVPPADRGMTAGWYTGGAVPGQPGAAVIIGHNSTHLGRAVFHDLKKIRKGADIAVRDTGGATAHFTVTGTETVDKKAFPSQKVYGPTAARALRLITCDGAFDAQGHPVDNLIVYATRS